The following is a genomic window from Paenibacillus sp. FSL R5-0766.
AAGACGTCAGCGGAAGTGACGCCGGCGGATACGATTACTTTTTACGTGGATGATGTACTGATTACGGAAGCCGAAAAAATTGAAATAGAGTCGAACATTCCGAATCTAGTGGATGTTGTGGGTCAACACTATGCAATGGGAGCGGCAATCGACCAGTCTGCACTGGATGCGGAAGATCCGCATTCCCAGCTGTTGACGAAACATTTTAATAGTATTACAGCTGGAAACTTTATGAAAATGGATGCGATGCAGCCTCAGGAAGGACAGTTTGTCTGGTCAGAGACAGATCGCCTGGTGGAGTTTGCCGAAGCAAATGACATGGAAATCAGAGGTCATACGCTGTTATGGCATAGTCAGGTGCCAGAGTGGTTCTTTACAGATCCAAACGATGCTTCGAAACCTGCCACGCGGGAACAGTTGCTTGCACGGATGAAAACCCATATTCAAACCATCGTGACCCGCTACAAAGGAAAGGTTCATACATGGGATGTCGTCAATGAAGTCATCTCGGATGGAGGCGGCTTGCGGAATGAGGCCAGTAATTCCAAGTGGAGAGATATTATTGGGGATGTAGATGGCGACGGAGATGACAGTGATTACATTGAGCTGGCTTTCCGTTATGCGCGTGAGGCTGACCCCGATGCTGTACTGGTGATTAACGATTATGGAATGGAGGGCAATGGAAACAAGGTAAATGATATGGTGAAGCTTGTAGAGAAGCTGCTTGCCAAAGGAACACCGATTGATGCGGTTGGATTCCAGATGCATGTGTCGATGTACGGACCGGATGTAAAGCTCATTCGTGAGGCTTTTGAGAAAGTGATCGCTCTTGGTGTGAATGTACAGGTTACAGAGCTGGACGTTTCGATCTATTCAAGTAATTCTGAACTGGAGATGCCTGTCACAGATGAATTAATGCTGCAACAAGCTTATCGTTATCGTGAACTGTTCGACCTGTTCGACGAGTTGGGAAAACGCGGCGTAATGGACAGCGTTACAGTATGGGGACTTGCGGATGATGGTACATGGCTTGACAATCATCCAGTCAAAGGACGCAAAGATGCACCATTGTTATTTGATCGTAAATTAAAAGCGAAACCGGCCTATTGGGCACTGGTGGATGCTACCACTCTTCCGATCTATCGTAATGAATGGACAGGATTGAAGGCCAGCCCTTCTTTCCCGAATCACAAAGGACAGGAAGATATTCTTTGGGGTGCTGTGAAAGGACTCGAAATTAATCATCTGGCAGATGGTACATCTGCGGTTACGGGTGAGGCTCGTATGATGTGGGATGCCAAAAAGGTGAATTTACGAGTGGAAGTGAAGGATACCACACGTCGCAAAGGGGATCAGGTGCAGGTTTTCCTCGCGGAAGAAGTCAAGGGGACAGGTGCTGCAACTTCTGAAGCTGATCTGTCTGCCAAGAAGAAAAATCCGCCGTCTGCAAATGGTCAATATACATTTAAACGGGATGGCGGTAAAGGCAAAGATAAAAATACTTACAACGTACAGGAGACAAAAACCGGTTATGTTGTATACGCATCACTGCCTATGTCAGCTGCTCTACTTACCGAAGGCCAGGTCTTGTCTCTGGATTTTCGGATTACGGATGAACACGCTGCTGGAAAGACAGCGACCATCGTTTGGAATGATATTTCCAATCAGCAGCCCGACAAACCAGCCAACCGGGGCAAACTGAAGCTCGGTTCTGTTTTGAAACAAACCAAGGTCACTTATGGCAAACCTGTAATTGATGCGAAAAAGGATAACGTCTGGAAAAAGGCTGCATCTGTTAAAACGGATGTCTGGGTGGTCGGAAACTCCGGTGCAACGGCGACTGCACAGCTGTTATGGGATGAGAAATACCTGTACGTATTGGCAGATGTGAAAGATCCTTTGCGAAGCAAATTAAGTTCTAATGCACATGAGCAGGATTCAATCGAGATTTTTATCGACCCGAGCAAAGATCAGACAACATTCTATCAGGAGGATGACGCCCAGTACCGGGTCAATTTTGATAATGAGGCTTCTTTTGGAGGAAATGCACGGAAAGAAAGTTTCAAATCAGCTACCCGATTAACAAGCGGAGGGTATACAGTGGAAGTGGCAATCCCACTAGATAGCGTTCGTGCTGAAGGGCAAAGATGGATTGGATTTGATCTGCAAGTTAATGATGATGGCGCGGGGGATGGCAAGCGAAGCAGTGTGTCCATCTGGAGTGATTCATCAGGTAATTCTTATCAAGATACTTCCGGTTTTGGCAGTCTGTTATTGACTCGCAAATAGAATATTTTGTTGTGAATTAGAATATGAAAATGTTAGCTAATCAACATCGTATATCTGGAAATAAGTGTTGATTTTAAGGGCTGGGACGTTTAGACTATATACATTCAAATAAACGGGTTCCAATGTATGACAACGGCTTCAACCAAGCCTGTGGTCACGAGTCAAATGATGCGGAGGGAGTGCCTGTCATCCAGACAGCGCACTCGCTTCTTTTTTACATTTTTGCATACATACAAGGCATTTCCCGGTCGAAAGGACAGAGTGAGTGGAGCACCTACATGGTACGTACAACTTAGAACTTGTTATTTTATCCTATATTATTGCATCGTTAGCTTCATACGCTGCCCTTGACCTTGCAGGCCGTGTAAGTCAGGCTAGCGGGATGGCGCGGAATGTATGGCTTACCTGCGGTGCAGTCTCGATGGGGCTGGGAATCTGGTCCATGCATTTCGTAGGTATGCTGGCTTTTGTTCTGCCTACGCAAGTCTCCTATTCCACCGGTAAGGTTGTTTTATCTGTTCTACTTGCTATTGTCGCATCAGGGGTGGCCTTGAACATTGCGGGTAGACAATCGGGCAGGATAAGCCAGCTCATAATTGCTGGAGTGCTGATGACAGCGGGGATCAGCTCGATGCATTATGTGGGAATGGCAGCGATGTCAACTCCGGTTACGTATGAACCAGGCAGAGTAGTGTTATCCATTCTGATTGCAGCGCTTGCTTCCTTTGCGGCATTGTGGCTCATGTTTTTCTTCCGTTATCATCAATCAAGACATACCTGGGTTTACAAGATGGGCAGCGGTCTCATTATGGGGATTGGAATCTCTGGCATGCATTATACCGGGATGTCAGCCGCACATTTCCATCATTCACATGGCTCGATGGTAAGTTCAGGTATGCAGATTGAGCCAGGCATTCTCGCCTACTTGATCGCATCGGGCACATTTATTGCTTTGGGTTTGACGTTGTTTGGCATATTTATCAATCAGCGAATGACACAGAAAGATCGACGGATTCATGAGAATGAGCAATGGTATCAGGCCCTGTATCATAACCATTCGGATGCCATTATTTCAGTGAACAAGGAAGGTATTGTCAAAGGCATTAATGCTGCTGTAACAACAATCACCGGATATCCTGAAAAAGGGGTCATGGATCGTTCCATTGATGAGATCGCTCAGCAAATCGATATAGAGTGGATAAGTGAATTTGATTCCATCGATTGGGATGATCATGGGCTGGAGCAGGCGCACTACATGGCCAAAATGAGAGACGTACAGGGTGAACTTCTGGACCTTAGTATTGTTGTAGTTCCTGTTGTCATTGATGGCAGACATGTGGGAAGTCACATTTTGATCAAAGACATTACGGAGGAGAAGCAGGCTCAGGAGAACATTCGTCACCAGGCTTTGCATGATCCGCTCACGGGGCTGCCCAATCGGCGCAAGTTGGATGATGTACTGGCTCTCACGATTCAAGTTTCGGAAGAAAAAGGGAATTCTTTTGCAGTTATGGTGATGGATATAGACCGTTTCAAGATGATTAATGACTCGCTGGGACATTCCGTTGGGGATATATTTCTAAGAGAAGTCAGCAGCCGGATCATGAAAGCGATCGAAGCTTCTGATCCGATGGCGGTGGAGAATGTCATGCTGGCCCGAATGGGCGGAGACGAGTTCACAGTAGTTGTAACCGATGATCAAGCGACTGAGGTTCGAGTGGCAGAACTTGCAAAACAGATTGTTGAAGCCATTCAGTTACCTTATCGACTGAAGGAGAATGACTTTTACGTAACCGCCAGCATTGGAATCGCGATGTACCCGGATCATGGAGTGGGCGTGGATGCTTTGCTGAAACATGCGGATTCCGCCATGTATGAAGTGAAGAAAAACGGCAAAAACGGTTTCCAATTCTACACGGCCCAACTGGATTCAGAACTATATGAACGCATTGAGCTGGAGGGTTATCTTCGTAAAGCGTTGGAACGCGATGAGATGGTCCTGTACTATCAACCACAGATTCGTACCGAGGATAGCCGCATGATTGGTGTGGAGGCTCTTATTCGTTGGAATCATCCACTCAAAGGTCTGCTCGCACCCAATGTGTTCATTCCGCTTGCAGAAGAGACAGGCATGATCTATGAGATTGGCAACTGGACGCTGAGGGAAGCGTGCAGACAGATGAAGCTCTGGCACGCCAGTGGCGGACCCCTCATTCCGGTATCGGTTAACTTGTCCAGCCAGCAGTTTCACCAATCCAACTTGGTAGAACAGGTCAAGAATGCACTCTTGGAGACAGGGCTGGATGCTCAATATCTTGAACTGGAAATAACAGAGAGCATGATGATGGATGCAGCAGTTTCCACGGCGATCCTTAATGAATTGACAGCACTGGGTGTCAAGATCAGCCTGGATGATTTTGGTACGGGATACAGCTCACTCAGTTATCTGAAACATTTCCCGATTAACAAGCTCAAGATTGATCGTTCGTTTGTGACGGACATTACAGAGAGTCACAGCGATCAAGCCATTGTGGCGACCATTATATCAATGGCACAGAATCTCAAGATGGAAGTCATTGCGGAAGGCATTGAGACGAAAGGCCAACTGGATATTCTGATGCAGAATGACTGCCGGGAGATTCAGGGATATTATTTCAGTCGTCCACTGCCAGCAAGTGAAGTGGAGCATGATTTCTTTGTGCCGCTGCGATTGCAGGGTAATGGTACACCGCCGGTACCATCCTAATTTTATGTATGCCAAGCGGCAAGTTCCCGTGTATGTCGGGAACTTGCCGCTTTTTTTGTTTTTTTATGGTATGTCGCCATCCTTCATACGTGATACGAAGGTTCTCTTTTTTAAAAGGGAAAGGGCTGTTGGAACCTCACATAAACTTGCGGTGGTGTTTCTTACCATCATACGTAAACCAGATCGGCTTATCCTCGACACGTGTCTCCACATGTACGGTACGTCCCCAGAGGCGATACAGATAAGGCAGGGTGCGTTCCATATATTTCAGATCCAGCTCGATGCCCTCATATTGATGTTTTAGTACGAGTTCACCGGTCCGCAGATAGTCAGCATCTTGCACAACCAGATAAGGGGAGCCTCCGTTGACACGTGAAAATACGAGCTGATCCCGTATGTTCTCCCAGGACTTGTCGGTAATGGTCGAGATCCTCGGTTAATTGTTTGGTCATGTAATTGCGGATAAAAGAGGTATCGGAATCGAATTCACGCACTTCGAACATTTTGGCACGACCTTGCCCTGGTTTGCGGCCCCAACGTTCCTGTTCTTCACGGGTTGGGTTATCCCAGCGCCGTTCAATATCCTCGAAAATCTTCAATCCCAAATAATATGGATTCAGACTTTGTTTGGATGGCTGCACCACGGAGGAGTTGAGCTTGGCGAATTCGATCGTATCCTCACTGTTCAGATCGAGTTCACGGATAATGCGTTGATGCCAGTAGGATGCCCAGCTCTCGTTGAGCTAAGGTGCTGATTTTTTGTACATAAGCAATGCAGGAAAAAAGTCCTATTGTGTAGAAATATGTAACTTATAGCATCTTCCAGCTTTAATAAAATGCAAAGGTGGGCACTATAGTGAAATTTCATGGTTCAAAATGGTGGAAATTTGATTTTCACACTCATACTCCTGTATCAAGCGATTACGGAAAGGGTCCAGACCAAGAGACACTAAAAGCACGTGAACCACGTCAGTGGTTAATGGATTATATGGCAAAAGAAGTTGATTGTGTAGCTATAACAGATCATAATTCAGGGGAATGGATTGATACTCTAAAGAATGAACTAAATCTTATGAGAGAAGAGCAAGTGGGTGGGTATAGAGAATTAACCATTTTTCCTGGAGTTGAAATAACAGTTCATGGGAATATACATCTTTTAGCAATATTTGACCCCTCTGAAGATTCTACGCGTATAACTAAGCTTTTAAGTGAATCTAAGTACGAGGGTACATATGGTGATTCTGATAGTTGTACAAGTAAATCATTTAATGATGTTGTCGATATCATTCATGGAATGAAAGGATTGGCTATACCTGCACATGTTGATATCGATAGAGGTTTGTTTGTGGAGGAAGAAGGGAATTCTTTAAGAAAATGCTTAAGTGCTAATGGGCTGCTTGCGATGCAACTGTGTGATCTTAAGTTTGAA
Proteins encoded in this region:
- a CDS encoding EAL domain-containing protein: MEHLHGTYNLELVILSYIIASLASYAALDLAGRVSQASGMARNVWLTCGAVSMGLGIWSMHFVGMLAFVLPTQVSYSTGKVVLSVLLAIVASGVALNIAGRQSGRISQLIIAGVLMTAGISSMHYVGMAAMSTPVTYEPGRVVLSILIAALASFAALWLMFFFRYHQSRHTWVYKMGSGLIMGIGISGMHYTGMSAAHFHHSHGSMVSSGMQIEPGILAYLIASGTFIALGLTLFGIFINQRMTQKDRRIHENEQWYQALYHNHSDAIISVNKEGIVKGINAAVTTITGYPEKGVMDRSIDEIAQQIDIEWISEFDSIDWDDHGLEQAHYMAKMRDVQGELLDLSIVVVPVVIDGRHVGSHILIKDITEEKQAQENIRHQALHDPLTGLPNRRKLDDVLALTIQVSEEKGNSFAVMVMDIDRFKMINDSLGHSVGDIFLREVSSRIMKAIEASDPMAVENVMLARMGGDEFTVVVTDDQATEVRVAELAKQIVEAIQLPYRLKENDFYVTASIGIAMYPDHGVGVDALLKHADSAMYEVKKNGKNGFQFYTAQLDSELYERIELEGYLRKALERDEMVLYYQPQIRTEDSRMIGVEALIRWNHPLKGLLAPNVFIPLAEETGMIYEIGNWTLREACRQMKLWHASGGPLIPVSVNLSSQQFHQSNLVEQVKNALLETGLDAQYLELEITESMMMDAAVSTAILNELTALGVKISLDDFGTGYSSLSYLKHFPINKLKIDRSFVTDITESHSDQAIVATIISMAQNLKMEVIAEGIETKGQLDILMQNDCREIQGYYFSRPLPASEVEHDFFVPLRLQGNGTPPVPS
- a CDS encoding endo-1,4-beta-xylanase: MHLRKWWSLCLSAVLIFSLFPSVGTGGTRAAAADVKTGDDEVLFEANFEDGVLGQWRPRASEKLDIVAQVGHDSTRSLRTSSRTETFHGPLIEVIDHVQKGSTVHISFWAMYDEGPDSQVINGSLEKEYNNDASSREYATFASATLNKGQWKKIEADVVIPGENSGITGFRMYAETPWKTSAEVTPADTITFYVDDVLITEAEKIEIESNIPNLVDVVGQHYAMGAAIDQSALDAEDPHSQLLTKHFNSITAGNFMKMDAMQPQEGQFVWSETDRLVEFAEANDMEIRGHTLLWHSQVPEWFFTDPNDASKPATREQLLARMKTHIQTIVTRYKGKVHTWDVVNEVISDGGGLRNEASNSKWRDIIGDVDGDGDDSDYIELAFRYAREADPDAVLVINDYGMEGNGNKVNDMVKLVEKLLAKGTPIDAVGFQMHVSMYGPDVKLIREAFEKVIALGVNVQVTELDVSIYSSNSELEMPVTDELMLQQAYRYRELFDLFDELGKRGVMDSVTVWGLADDGTWLDNHPVKGRKDAPLLFDRKLKAKPAYWALVDATTLPIYRNEWTGLKASPSFPNHKGQEDILWGAVKGLEINHLADGTSAVTGEARMMWDAKKVNLRVEVKDTTRRKGDQVQVFLAEEVKGTGAATSEADLSAKKKNPPSANGQYTFKRDGGKGKDKNTYNVQETKTGYVVYASLPMSAALLTEGQVLSLDFRITDEHAAGKTATIVWNDISNQQPDKPANRGKLKLGSVLKQTKVTYGKPVIDAKKDNVWKKAASVKTDVWVVGNSGATATAQLLWDEKYLYVLADVKDPLRSKLSSNAHEQDSIEIFIDPSKDQTTFYQEDDAQYRVNFDNEASFGGNARKESFKSATRLTSGGYTVEVAIPLDSVRAEGQRWIGFDLQVNDDGAGDGKRSSVSIWSDSSGNSYQDTSGFGSLLLTRK